ACAAGCTCCCGGCCTTCGCGGATATCGCTCGACAGCGGCTTTTCCACAAGCACGTGCTTCCCGGCGTCGATCGCCTGCATCGCCGGCTCGAAGTGCCAGCTGCCGTTTTCGATGCCGCCGGTCGTCACATCGACGATCTGCAGATCGGGCTCGCTTTCGAGCATTTGCCGCAGGCTGTAATACGCTTTGACGCCGTATTTTTCCGCTGCCTTGTCCGCCCGCTCCTTCACGACGTCGCATACCGCCAGCACTTTCGCGAGCGGGTCCTTCGAGTAGCATTCCGCGTGGCGCATGCCAATTCCGTTCATCCCGACAATGCCGATGTTCAAAGCCATAGTTTGCGCCCCTGGGCCCGGAGACGTCAGGCCCGGAGACTGCACCACCTTTCCTGGATTATGGTAAACCTTACATATTTATCATACGACAGCCGGAACGCCGCTTTCATGGCCGATTGCGACATTCTGACAGCCGATTGTGTCGTCATGCCCGGCGCTGGTCGCCGGCTTCATATGCGTCGGAAATGACCGGGATAGACCTACGTTTGCCGGTATAGGAGCTTTCCCGGTATTTTCCCGGGGAACAGCCCACAAGCCGCTGGAACAGCTTGCTGAAAAAAGCGGAATCGTCGTAGCCGACGCGCCCGGCGATCATGATCACCTTCTCCTCCGTTTCCGCCAGCAATGTTTTTGCCCGTTCGATGCGGATCTGATGGATCATATCGAACACCGTCATGCCGAGTTCATCCTTGAAAATGCGGTTCAGCTGCCGCGAGCTGATGTTGAACAGCTTGCAAATATCGGGAATGCTCAGCTTCTTGTCGTAATAGCGCTCCAAATAACCGCAAATGCGGCGCACGAGCAGCTCGCGCTCGCTGTTGCGCGCAGAGCCGCGGACGGCCTGCTTTTCCCTGTGCCTGTAAAAACGCGACAGCAAAATGAGCAGCTCCACCATCTGCAGGCGGATCAGCGCTTCGCAGCCGGGCTGCCGGCCGGAGAGCTCGTTCATCATCGCTTCCAGCAAAAACAGCACCCGGGCCGCATCCTGGCCGCGCAGGTTGAGCTGATTATGGAAGCGCTCTTT
The window above is part of the Paenibacillus hamazuiensis genome. Proteins encoded here:
- a CDS encoding helix-turn-helix domain-containing protein; the encoded protein is MENRYSSSQFMKERSFPFWIDRYFHDHDHVPSLHGHDFVELVYVVRGEALHVFEGNAYEIRAGDVFIINPGEVHTYEIKMGKELEIINCLFLSDLIQSNMLLELGIHQSMDYFYVHPFLNKKERFHNQLNLRGQDAARVLFLLEAMMNELSGRQPGCEALIRLQMVELLILLSRFYRHREKQAVRGSARNSERELLVRRICGYLERYYDKKLSIPDICKLFNISSRQLNRIFKDELGMTVFDMIHQIRIERAKTLLAETEEKVIMIAGRVGYDDSAFFSKLFQRLVGCSPGKYRESSYTGKRRSIPVISDAYEAGDQRRA